TATTAAGATCCTGGAGCTGGTTAAAGGAAGATGTAGGGGCATGCATCCCCTGGTCCGGCAAACCCGTGAACAGCAGTAATAAGTTTCTGTATTATATTTACACAAATAACACGTATGGCTCCCATTAACACCCCAGATGAATTCTTCGCTCACCTTTCCCAATGGAAAGATGAACTCCTTACACTCCGCACAATCCTCCTCAAAACCGGCCTGGAAGAGACTTTCAAATGGGGCAAACCCACTTACACCTCCAATGGTAAGAACATCGTAGGCATCAGTGATTTCAAATCCTACTGCGGCCTCTGGTTTTTCCAGGGTGCACTGCTGGAAGATAAGGCCAAAGTGCTGATCAACGCACAGGAAGGTACCAAGGCCATGCGCTCCATGCGCTTTGCATCTATAAAAGAGATCGATGAAAAACTCATCAAAGCCTACGTGGCAGAAGCGGTCGCAAACGAAGCCAGCGGAATTAAAATTACTGCCGATAAAAACAAACCACTTATCATTCCGGAAGAATTGCAAAACTTATTAGATACCTACCCCACTCTCAAAGAGAAATTCGCCGCATTCAATAAAACTAATCAAAGAGATTTCGCAGAATACATCGCCACCGCAAAACAGGAAAAGACCAGGCAAACCAGGTTAGAAAAAGTTCATACCTACATAGAGCAGGGCATTGGCTTGCATGATAAATACAAATAACCTGTATTGGAAATTATGACAAGGATAATGAGGCGAATTGTGCACTTTGCGCTATATATAAAGTAGCACAGGAAGATGGAAAACTGGTGGTATAGTGATTATTATAGCCCTGTTAATCAACAGCGAGGATTTGAGTCATTGAGACAATTGGCGATCAATAGCGAAGGAGACGTAGTAGTGGTAGGCGTAGCCAGTAGCAGGGCTACG
This window of the Chitinophaga sancti genome carries:
- a CDS encoding YdeI/OmpD-associated family protein: MAPINTPDEFFAHLSQWKDELLTLRTILLKTGLEETFKWGKPTYTSNGKNIVGISDFKSYCGLWFFQGALLEDKAKVLINAQEGTKAMRSMRFASIKEIDEKLIKAYVAEAVANEASGIKITADKNKPLIIPEELQNLLDTYPTLKEKFAAFNKTNQRDFAEYIATAKQEKTRQTRLEKVHTYIEQGIGLHDKYK